The genomic window GTCGACGAACTTGATCCGCGGTCTTCCCGACGGCGCTCCGGCAGCGATTTCTGCCGCATCCACGACGGTCCACTCGGAAAAGTCGATCGTAGAGGGCGCGTGTGCGGCTATGAAGGCGTCGAGCTCGTCCCGCCCGGGGTGTGCGCGAGGAATCCGGCCGGTCGCAATGTCGTCGAGGAGTGCGCGAACCGTGTCCGTTGCGCACTTTCGGTTACTTCCGATCACTCCGCTCGGGCCTCGTTTGATCCAGCCGGCCGCATACACTCCTGAAACTACGTCGTGGACGTCGTTGACCACCCTGCCTGCCACATTCGGTATCACGCCGCGGCCGTCGTCGAACGGCACGCCGGGAATTTCGAGTCCTCGGTACCCCACCGAACGCACGATCAGAGTGGAGTCGATCGTCTCGCCGCTCACGGTGGATTCTGCCCCGACAGTGTCGCCCCCGTCGTCTATCGACGCGGTCCGAGCCAGCTCGATGCCCGTGGCGGCTCCGTCGCCGCGAATGGCTACGGGCGACAAATGGAACCGCAGGACGATCCTCCGGCTGTCGGAATCGGTGTCGACGTTGCTCGGTGTCCGCTCGGCAGATCGGCGAATCAGAGCCAGCTTGGCGGTGGCTTCGACTCCCAATTCGGCCGCTGAGTCTTCGTCGGCGTTGACTTCGTTCGGAAGCGACACCAGTTCCACTCCGGACAGGGAGGACAATTCGACGAGCTCGGGCATTGTGAACCGAGCTTGAGCTGGGCCCCTCCTGCCGATCACCACAACTTCGCGAATTCTGCTGTTACGCAGCGTTTCCAGTGCATGGTCTGCAATATCGGTCTGCGCCAGCGTCTCCGGATCGGTGGTGAGGATTCGCGCGACATCCAGCGCAACGTTGCCGTTGCCGATTACCACTGCGCGAGGTGACGACAGATCGAACGTGAGATGTCGGAAATCGGGGTGCCCGTTGTACCAGCCGACGAATTCTGTCGCAGCGTGACTTCCCGGCAAGTCCTCACCCGGAATGTCGAGCGTCCTGGCTCCCGACGCGCCAGTCGCGTAGACGACTGCATCGTGGTATTCCATCAGGTCGTCATGTGTGACGTCGCGGCCGATCTCGACTCCAAGATGAACACGCACGGAGTTCTTTCCGGCGACCGCTCGAAACACGTCGGCGATGGTCTTCGTGGTCGGATGATCCGGTGCGACTCCGCTACGCACGAGACCGTACGGCGTGGTGTCACGGTCGTACATATCGATCTCGATTCCGCGTACCGCCGCAAGTTCTAGTGCGGTGTAGAACGCAGCAGGCCCAGTTCCCACGATTGCGACCCGGGTTCCGCTGAAATCGAACCCGGCGTTGCTCGGGCCGTTATCCGAATAGTCGGGTCCGATGCGAGGATTGTCAGCGAAGTAGCCGGCATTGAGTTCGAAGTAGATGTCCTGGCCCGCACCTACTTCGTGATCTGCTCGAATGGCATCCACTGGGCACTCGTCTACACATGCACCGCAGTCGATGCAGGTATCCGGGTCTATGTGCAACATCTCCGCGCTCATGAACTGCGGTTCGTCGGGAGTGGGGTGAATGCAATCGACGGGACAGACCTCCGTGCAGGACGCATCGTTGCAACACGACTGCAGAATCAAATACGTCATAACCTGTTCTACCGCTCGTCGGGGCGGCAGGGACTGGGATCGGGAAGTCGATTTCGTACGGTGTGCAACGGTTCGGTCACGGCGCGCTCACGATTCACTATCGACTGTGCTGCGTGTGGTGACTCGGACCGTTCTCTGCTTCACTGGTTGCTGATGTGACTGTTGGTGCCTGTGTGACCTGCCGCCCGTTGGGGTCAGCGGGCCGCGTGAAGACCTATGTGGAAGGGGAGCGGCCCGCCCGACCGATACGTGGGTGCGCCCAACACCGTAGATGAACAGATCAGTTGCCTTCGGCGCGTTGGTTGCCGGAGCCCTCGCGGTATCGCTCTCGTTGCCGGCGACAGCCCTTGCCGCGCCCGCCGAGACGGCGGCGAACGGAAGTGAGCTGTCCGCCAAAACCGTGTTTCTCGACCCGGGGCATCAAGGAACTGGACATTCCGAGGATCTGAATGCCCAGGTCGACGACGGTCGAGGCGGCACCAAGAACTGTCAAACCACCGGAATGACGACCCTCGACGGGGTCGCCGAGCACACGATCAACTGGAAGGTGTCGCAGCTCGTCGAATCGAGCCTCGAGAGTCTGGGCGCCACCGTCGTCACCTCGCGAGCCGACGACTCGGGATGGGGTGGATGCGTCGACGACCGCGCACGAGCGGCGACGGAGTCGGGGGCAGATGTTGCCGTGAGTATCCATGCGGACTCGACGTCGGCGGGTGCCGACACCGACAAGCACGGATTCCACCTGATCATCCCGACGCTCCCGATCCCCGACGCCGCGGCGAACGCAGCGCAGTCCGAAGGCGGCCGATCTGCGTCGACGCTGATGCGGGACGCCTACCAGCGTGCGGGGTTCACCCCAGCCAACTACGCGGGCGTCGAAGAAGGTCTGCAGGAACGCTCGGACGTGGCAGGTCCGGCGCTGACCGGCGTGCCTCTCGTGTTCGTGGAAATGGGGAACGGATCGAATCCAGACGACGCTGCGGTGCTCGAAAGCCCGGAAGGTCAGCTCCAGCATGCGATAGCTCTCTCCACCGGCATCATCGACTACCTGCTCGGGCCGGACACCACCGTTACGGCGACCGAGGAGGATGTGCAGTCCGACTCCTCGACCGACCCGGGTGAGACAGCATCCACTCCGGCAATTACGGCGTCCGCTCCGGCCGCTACAGCGTCAGCGCCGGCCAAGTCCGGCGGCAACGCGTTGTCTCGGTTGCTGTCGGGCATCTCGCCCTACGTCGAGGCGGTCGGTGTCGGCGGACTGTCGGATCTTGTGACGGAGGACCGCGTTCGGTCGGTGTCGAATGTCGCACAGGGACTACTCAAACAGTTGCTGGCCTCCTAGTACCCTCGCTGCGTGGCAGCAGCACGAGAGCACCGATCGATTCCCGTCGTATTGATCTCCGGTTTCCTGGGGTCGGGTAAGACGACTCTGCTCAACCACCTGCTTCGAAACAATCGGGGTATCCGAATAGGCGTGGTGGTCAACGATTTCGGGTCGATCAACATCGATTCGATGATGGTCGCAGGGCAGATCGACGAGGTGGTCTCACTCGGCAACGGCTGCCTGTGCTGTGCGGTCGACGCCAGCGACATGGACTCGATGTTCGATGTGCTCGCCGGAAGCACGTCGAACATCGACGTTGTCGTCGTCGAGGCGAGTGGACTCGCCGAACCCAGGAACTTGATCCGAATGGTGCTGGGTAGCGAGAACCCGAGAATCTACTACGGAGGTCTCGTGGGAATGATCGATGCGGTCGAATTCGATGCCACCCGGTCGAAACACCCCGAGATCGATCAGCACGTTCAGCTCGCAGATCTTGTCGTGTTGAACAAATCCGATCTGCTCGAATCTTCCGACCTCGACTCCGTTCGAACCACGGTGCGTGCGCTGGTGGACGACACTCCGATACTGACCACCGAGCGCGGCCGGGTCGATGCGGAGTTGTTGTTCGACGTTCCCAAGCGGGTCGAGAATCTCACCGAAGCGCGTCAGATGTCACTGGACGAATTGCTGTACGAAGACGACGATCACGCGCGACACATTCACGCCGGGTACTCCGCGACGAGCTTCGAAAGTCAGGAACCTCTGGATCCGAGAAGGTTCGTCGACATGCTGGAGAACCCTGCAGGCGAGGTCTATCGGATCAAGGGGTTCGTCCATTTCGGAATCGACGGATTCGATGGAAAGTACGTGCTGAACACAGTGGGCAGGCATATAAGCCTGCAGCCCGCGTCCTGGGACGCCGGAGAGATCCCCGCCACTTCCATCGTGTCCATCGGAACCGACATCGACGAAGAGCTCATCCAGATCAGGCTGCTCGACTGTGTTCGACGTTCCGGTGATCCGATCGACGAGTCGGCGATGCTGCCTGTGCACCGCTACAGCTGAGCGCTTTCTACAGTCCGACCCATTCCGACGCGCCGGATGCAAAGTGCTGGCGCTTCCAGATCGGGACCTCTTTCTTGATGCGTTCGACGAGCACAGCGCACGTCGCGAATGCCTCGGCGCGATGCGGTGACGCGACGGCCGCGACGAGAGCAAGGTCGCCGACGGTCAAGCTACCGACGCGGTGTACGGCGGCCACGGGAAGTCCCGATTCGGCGGAGACCTCGGCGCAACACTGCTCGAGGAACCGCTCGGCATCGGGGTGTGCTTGGTACTCGAGCGCGGAAACCGCTTGTCCGCCGTCGTGATCGCGCACCACGCCATTGAAGATCACGACTGCGCCGTTCGCGGGCCCGGAGACGGCGCGCTCGACTGCAGACGTGTCCAAGGGTTCGCCGTCGATCCGGGCGAGTATGTCCGTCATCGTGTGCTCACTTCTCCACTTCGGCTTCTTCGTGCAGTCCGTCTCCCGCAACCTGCGCGAGCAGATGGTCGAGGATCGGAGCCAGCACCGACAGTCCATCTTTCACTCCGCCGGGGGAACCGGGGAGATTGACTACCACGGTACGACCGGCGACGCCGGTCAATCCGCGACTCAGGCTCGCGTGTGGCGTCACTTTGGCTCCTTCGAGGCGGATCGCGTCGGCGATGCCAGGCAGTTCGCGGTCGAGTATCGACCGCGTCGCTTCCGGTGTCGCGTCGGTGGGGGAGACACCGGTTCCCCCTGTACTGACGACCAAGGACGGCCCGCCGGCCAAGGCGTCACGGAGCCCGTCTGCGATGTCGGCGTCGGCGTACACGAGTGGACCGCGCACCACGAAGCCTCGGTCGGTCAACCATTGCGCGATACGAGGACCCGTCGTGTCCTCCCGTGTGCCACGGGCGCCACCGGTCGATGCGACGAGAACTGCGGCCGTTCGGTCCCCGGTGGTGTTGTCCACGTGCATGTCAGGCTCGCGCGACCACCGGCCGCGTTTGCCTCCGTCCTTGCGCACGAGTCGCACACCGTTCATGGTCGCGGCAGGGTCGACCGCTTTCACCATGTCGTGCAACGTGAGTCCGGCAATCGCGACCGCCGTCAGCGCCTCCATCTCGACTCCGGTCGGACCGGTGGTCTTGGCCGTCGCTTCCACGGTGATGGTGGTCTCGGTGAATCCGAACACCACATCGACCTTCGACAAAGCCAGCTGGTGACACAACGGGATCAGTTCCGAGGTCTTCTTTGCGCCTGTGATGCCTGCAATTCTCGCCGTGGCCAGGACATCGGCTTTGGGCATCCCGTCTGCTCGCACCAATGCGATCACCTCGGCCGTCGTCGCGAATTCGCCTGTTGCAACGGCAATTCGCGCGGTGTCGGCTTTGTGCGAGACGTCCACCATCCGCGCACGTCCTTCGGAGTCGAGGTGTGAGAACCGAGTGTGCGATTCTGCTGGGACGGTGCGATCGCTCATAGCGGGATCACCCTTACGTCGGTGCCGGCATCCAGCGATGTCGCCTCTTCCGGAACGTCGACCAAGACATCCGCCCATGCCATGGCGGCCACGAGATGTGAACCGGGCCCGGCGATCAGCTCGACGCCTGCGCTGCCCAGCCTTCCTCGGAGAAGTTGCCGCTTGCCTGCGACGGAGGTTATGGAGTGCGCCAAGGGCGCGCTGCGGGCGGAGATAGGTGGCAAACCGGCTGCCTGGCGAAGAGCGGCCCGCGCGAACATGAGAAACGAGACGACGGTACTCACCGGGTTACCTGGAAAGTCGAGAACGGGAACGCCGTCGATCGTTGCCGTTCCCTGTGGGCCACCGGGCTGCATGCGCACGGATCCGAATTGCCCGCCCAGGGGTTCGAGTACGTCCTTGACCACTTCGAAGTCTCCCATCGACACCCCACCGGACGTGATCACGAGTTCGGCTACAGCGGTGGACTCGCGCAGTATTCGGCGGAACTCGTCCGCATCGTCGGAACTGCGATTCACGGCAACGACATCGGCACCGTTGGCCGTGAGGTGCGCCGCCAACGTGACGCCGTTGGAATCGTAGATCTGTCCCGGCCGCAGCTGTGACCCAGCATCGACGAGCTCGGCTCCGGTGGTGATGACCGCGACCTTCGGTCTGCGTCGAACATCGACCTGGGACAAACCGACTGCCGCGAGCACCGCGATATGACGGGGCTCCAACATTTGTCCGGCACGGATCAGCAGGGTCCCGGCGGTGATGTCGCTTCCTTGCTCGCGAATGTAGTCGCCTGCTGCGCGCGAAACGTCGACGGTGACGTAGCCGCCGTCCGCCGTTGTGTTCTCGACGGGTACCACTGCGTCGGCGTTCTGCGGGATCGGCGCCCCGGTCATGATCTTGACCGCTGAGCCGACGTCCAGCCGGATCTCCTCGTACGGACCGGCGGGCACCGTGGCGCTCACCTTCAGTGTCACCGGCACGGTCGATACGTCTGTTGCGAGAACGGCATAGCCGTCCATCTGCGAATTTCGAAACAACGGCAAGTCCACCGGTGACAGCACGTCGGAGTGTGCAACGCGTCCGAGTGACTCGGCCACCGACACCGACTCGGCCGGCCTGTTCTGCAGCGGCTCCAGTAGACGTGTGACGAGCTCGAGATGCTCCTCGACCGACGCCGCCGCGCGTCGGGTTCGCGGCCCCTGGTCCTTCGTTGCCAGGCCGGGGCTGTCGGCTCGATTCGACCCCGCAGATCGGTTCGTCATGTCACGATCCTATGCGCGCCGTGACGCCGCAATGTTCGGCGGATCGCACGGAATTTCCCATGGGCGGCATACTGGAACGTAGTTCGTTGTTGTGCATATCACCGAAGAGTCGAAGGAGGGTTCGTGACATCGAGCAGCATCGTAGGTCTCGGCATCCCCTCGATCAGCCGGATCTCGCCGATCGCGGTCGACGATCGCCCGGACGTTCCGGTACTTATCGACAAGTTCGGTCGCGTCGCACGAGACCTGCGCGTGTCCATTACCGAGAAGTGCTCGCTTCGCTGCACGTATTGCATGCCGGAAGAGGGACTGCCCGCGATTCCGACGTCCGATCTGCTGACCCCTCAGGAAATCGCGCGGGTGGTCGGGGTGGCGGTGCACAGCCTCGGGGTCGAGGAAGTTCGCTTCACCGGCGGGGAGCCGCTCATGCGGGCCGATCTCGCCGACATTCTTCGCCTCTGCTCGACCGTTGCACCGGGAATTCCGCTCGCCATGACCACCAACGCGGTCGGGCTGGAGCACCGCGCTAACGCGCTGGTGGCTGCGGGTCTCAGCAGGGTGAACGTATCGCTCGACACGATCGATCGCGAGCACTTCGCCGAGCTGACCAGGCGGGATCGTCTTCCCTCGGTGCTGGCGGGGGTTCGCGCGGCCACGCGGGCGGGACTGTCACCGGTCAAGATCAACGCCGTGCTCATGCCCGAAACGTTGCACGGGGCCGCGGACCTGTTGGAGTGGTGCTTGAGCGAGGGTGTTGCACTCAGGTTCATCGAGCAGATGCCCCTGGACGCTGATCAGGAGTGGGCGCGTACGAACATGCTCGACGCGCAACGCCTCCTCGACGTCCTGTCCGCCCGGTTCGACCTCCGTGAGATCGGCCGAGCAGACCCGTCGGCGCCTGCAGAGGAGTGGGCCGTCGACGGCACCTCGGCCACGGTGGGGATCATCGCGTCGGTCACCAGGTCGTTCTGCTCGGACTGTGACCGCACGCGCGTCACGGCCGAAGGCACTGTTCGTTCCTGCCTGTTCAGTGACGAGGAGACGGATCTTCGCGCTGCGCTTCGCGGCGGCGCGAACGACGCCGAGCTCGCCGACCTGTGGCGCGGAGCGATGTGGAACAAATGGGCAGGCCATGAAATCGACGCTGCGGACTTCGTACCGCCGGCGAGGAGTATGGGAGCGATCGGTGGTTGAGGTTCGTTATTTCGCAGGCGCCGCGGACGCATCCGGTTGTGAGAAGGAGATGTTCGACCTGCCTCGTGGCAGCGATCTTTCCGCGCTCAAAGCCGCAGTGCTGCACAGGCACGGCGATGCAGTCGTGGACGTGCTGCGCGTGTCGGCATTTCTCGTGGGGGAGAACTTGACCCGCGATCCGAGCACGACGCTCGGCGACAGGGTGGACATCCTGCCGCCGTTCGCCGGTGGGTAGTACTCAGATTTCGGTAGTACTCAGTTCTCCGTAGTGCTCAGTTGTCGGTGGTCCACCAGTCGTCGAACGGAGTGACTGGAACCGCCCGCTTATGGCGCGTGTTCGTATACATGAGCTCGAGCTTGTCGGCGACGTCGTCGGTCACTTCCTTGCCCTCGAGGTAGTCGTCGATCTGGCTGTAGGTTACTCCGAGTGCTTCCTCGTCCGGGAGCGCCGGACGGTCGTCCTCCAAGTCGGCCGTCGGCACCTTCTTCCATGTGCTCTCCGGTGCCCGCAACTCTCGGAGTAGCGCGGCGCCTTGGCGTTTGGTGAGGCCGGTGAGCGGTGTGATGTCGACGCCGCCGTCGCCGAACTTGGTGAAGAATCCCGTGATCGCCTCCGCGGCATGGTCGGTTCCGACGACCACGTACCCCAGTTCGCCGGCCAAGGCGTACTGCGCAACCATGCGTTGACGGGCCTTGATGTTGCCGCGCACGAAGTCTCGAACTTCGTCGGTGCCCAGAGCGTCGGCCGTCGCCGCAGCCGAAGCGTCGGCTGCGGCTTTGATGTTCACGGTCACCGTCCGATCGGGAGCGATGAACTCGAGTGCGATCGCAGCGTCGTCCTCGTCTGCCTGAACGCCGTAGGGAAGCCGGACCGCGAGGAATTCCGCCTCGGCGCCTTCACTGCGCAATTCGGCGGCGGCGCGCTGGCACAGCGCGCCGGTCAGAGTGCTGTCCTGTCCACCGCTGATGCCGAGGACGAACCCGGTGGCGGGCGTCGACCGAAGGTAGGTCTTCAGGAAGTCGACGCGGCGGGTGATCTCGGCAGCGGGGTCGATCGAACTCTGGACCGCAAGCTCGCGCAGTATGCGTGTGCGCAGTTCCGAACGTAGTAGTGACATCCGGCCATCTTATGTGCCGCACGTACAGTGGGCTTGAAATGTCCTACGACCTGTTCTCCAAAACCGATCCGCAGGCCCACGCAGACTTCTTCGCGGCGGAGGCCGCCGGATTGGCCTGGCTTCGAGACGCGGGTGCGACGGTCGTCGACGTCGTGGATGTCGGGCCCACCCGTATCGATCTCGCTCGGCTCACGTCGTCCTCGCCGACAGTCGGCGCCGCGCGCCGATTCGGGTCCGAACTTTCCGTGATGCACGACGCAGGTGCTCGTCGATTCGGCTGTCCGCCAGACCGTTTCGATGGGCAGATGTTCATCGGATCGAGGCCGATGTCGAGCGTCGAATACGACTCGTGGGGCGAGTTCTACGCTGCCGAGCGGGTGCTGCCGTTTCTGCGGTTGGCTGTGAAAGCGGGCAACATCTCCGCACGCGATGCCGCAGACGTCGAACGTGTCTGCGCTGCGGTGGGTGACGGAGCGTTCGACGACGGCGACCCGCCGAGTCGAATCCACGGCGATCTGTGGTCAGGGAACGTGGTCTGGACGCACGGGGGAGCGGTGATGATCGACCCGGCAGCCCACGGCGGTCATCGTGAAACGGACTTGGCGATGCTTGCCCTCTTCGGTCTTCCGCTGCTCCCCGAGG from Rhodococcus sp. P1Y includes these protein-coding regions:
- a CDS encoding FAD-dependent oxidoreductase, giving the protein MTYLILQSCCNDASCTEVCPVDCIHPTPDEPQFMSAEMLHIDPDTCIDCGACVDECPVDAIRADHEVGAGQDIYFELNAGYFADNPRIGPDYSDNGPSNAGFDFSGTRVAIVGTGPAAFYTALELAAVRGIEIDMYDRDTTPYGLVRSGVAPDHPTTKTIADVFRAVAGKNSVRVHLGVEIGRDVTHDDLMEYHDAVVYATGASGARTLDIPGEDLPGSHAATEFVGWYNGHPDFRHLTFDLSSPRAVVIGNGNVALDVARILTTDPETLAQTDIADHALETLRNSRIREVVVIGRRGPAQARFTMPELVELSSLSGVELVSLPNEVNADEDSAAELGVEATAKLALIRRSAERTPSNVDTDSDSRRIVLRFHLSPVAIRGDGAATGIELARTASIDDGGDTVGAESTVSGETIDSTLIVRSVGYRGLEIPGVPFDDGRGVIPNVAGRVVNDVHDVVSGVYAAGWIKRGPSGVIGSNRKCATDTVRALLDDIATGRIPRAHPGRDELDAFIAAHAPSTIDFSEWTVVDAAEIAAGAPSGRPRIKFVDPDAIREVARQRES
- a CDS encoding N-acetylmuramoyl-L-alanine amidase, whose translation is MNRSVAFGALVAGALAVSLSLPATALAAPAETAANGSELSAKTVFLDPGHQGTGHSEDLNAQVDDGRGGTKNCQTTGMTTLDGVAEHTINWKVSQLVESSLESLGATVVTSRADDSGWGGCVDDRARAATESGADVAVSIHADSTSAGADTDKHGFHLIIPTLPIPDAAANAAQSEGGRSASTLMRDAYQRAGFTPANYAGVEEGLQERSDVAGPALTGVPLVFVEMGNGSNPDDAAVLESPEGQLQHAIALSTGIIDYLLGPDTTVTATEEDVQSDSSTDPGETASTPAITASAPAATASAPAKSGGNALSRLLSGISPYVEAVGVGGLSDLVTEDRVRSVSNVAQGLLKQLLAS
- a CDS encoding CobW family GTP-binding protein; the encoded protein is MAAAREHRSIPVVLISGFLGSGKTTLLNHLLRNNRGIRIGVVVNDFGSINIDSMMVAGQIDEVVSLGNGCLCCAVDASDMDSMFDVLAGSTSNIDVVVVEASGLAEPRNLIRMVLGSENPRIYYGGLVGMIDAVEFDATRSKHPEIDQHVQLADLVVLNKSDLLESSDLDSVRTTVRALVDDTPILTTERGRVDAELLFDVPKRVENLTEARQMSLDELLYEDDDHARHIHAGYSATSFESQEPLDPRRFVDMLENPAGEVYRIKGFVHFGIDGFDGKYVLNTVGRHISLQPASWDAGEIPATSIVSIGTDIDEELIQIRLLDCVRRSGDPIDESAMLPVHRYS
- a CDS encoding molybdenum cofactor biosynthesis protein MoaE, translating into MTDILARIDGEPLDTSAVERAVSGPANGAVVIFNGVVRDHDGGQAVSALEYQAHPDAERFLEQCCAEVSAESGLPVAAVHRVGSLTVGDLALVAAVASPHRAEAFATCAVLVERIKKEVPIWKRQHFASGASEWVGL
- the moaCB gene encoding bifunctional molybdenum cofactor biosynthesis protein MoaC/MoaB encodes the protein MSDRTVPAESHTRFSHLDSEGRARMVDVSHKADTARIAVATGEFATTAEVIALVRADGMPKADVLATARIAGITGAKKTSELIPLCHQLALSKVDVVFGFTETTITVEATAKTTGPTGVEMEALTAVAIAGLTLHDMVKAVDPAATMNGVRLVRKDGGKRGRWSREPDMHVDNTTGDRTAAVLVASTGGARGTREDTTGPRIAQWLTDRGFVVRGPLVYADADIADGLRDALAGGPSLVVSTGGTGVSPTDATPEATRSILDRELPGIADAIRLEGAKVTPHASLSRGLTGVAGRTVVVNLPGSPGGVKDGLSVLAPILDHLLAQVAGDGLHEEAEVEK
- a CDS encoding molybdopterin molybdotransferase MoeA; the encoded protein is MTNRSAGSNRADSPGLATKDQGPRTRRAAASVEEHLELVTRLLEPLQNRPAESVSVAESLGRVAHSDVLSPVDLPLFRNSQMDGYAVLATDVSTVPVTLKVSATVPAGPYEEIRLDVGSAVKIMTGAPIPQNADAVVPVENTTADGGYVTVDVSRAAGDYIREQGSDITAGTLLIRAGQMLEPRHIAVLAAVGLSQVDVRRRPKVAVITTGAELVDAGSQLRPGQIYDSNGVTLAAHLTANGADVVAVNRSSDDADEFRRILRESTAVAELVITSGGVSMGDFEVVKDVLEPLGGQFGSVRMQPGGPQGTATIDGVPVLDFPGNPVSTVVSFLMFARAALRQAAGLPPISARSAPLAHSITSVAGKRQLLRGRLGSAGVELIAGPGSHLVAAMAWADVLVDVPEEATSLDAGTDVRVIPL
- the moaA gene encoding GTP 3',8-cyclase MoaA; this translates as MTSSSIVGLGIPSISRISPIAVDDRPDVPVLIDKFGRVARDLRVSITEKCSLRCTYCMPEEGLPAIPTSDLLTPQEIARVVGVAVHSLGVEEVRFTGGEPLMRADLADILRLCSTVAPGIPLAMTTNAVGLEHRANALVAAGLSRVNVSLDTIDREHFAELTRRDRLPSVLAGVRAATRAGLSPVKINAVLMPETLHGAADLLEWCLSEGVALRFIEQMPLDADQEWARTNMLDAQRLLDVLSARFDLREIGRADPSAPAEEWAVDGTSATVGIIASVTRSFCSDCDRTRVTAEGTVRSCLFSDEETDLRAALRGGANDAELADLWRGAMWNKWAGHEIDAADFVPPARSMGAIGG
- a CDS encoding MoaD/ThiS family protein, which codes for MKSTLRTSYRRRGVWERSVVEVRYFAGAADASGCEKEMFDLPRGSDLSALKAAVLHRHGDAVVDVLRVSAFLVGENLTRDPSTTLGDRVDILPPFAGG
- the nadE gene encoding ammonia-dependent NAD(+) synthetase, coding for MSLLRSELRTRILRELAVQSSIDPAAEITRRVDFLKTYLRSTPATGFVLGISGGQDSTLTGALCQRAAAELRSEGAEAEFLAVRLPYGVQADEDDAAIALEFIAPDRTVTVNIKAAADASAAATADALGTDEVRDFVRGNIKARQRMVAQYALAGELGYVVVGTDHAAEAITGFFTKFGDGGVDITPLTGLTKRQGAALLRELRAPESTWKKVPTADLEDDRPALPDEEALGVTYSQIDDYLEGKEVTDDVADKLELMYTNTRHKRAVPVTPFDDWWTTDN
- a CDS encoding fructosamine kinase family protein, with the translated sequence MSYDLFSKTDPQAHADFFAAEAAGLAWLRDAGATVVDVVDVGPTRIDLARLTSSSPTVGAARRFGSELSVMHDAGARRFGCPPDRFDGQMFIGSRPMSSVEYDSWGEFYAAERVLPFLRLAVKAGNISARDAADVERVCAAVGDGAFDDGDPPSRIHGDLWSGNVVWTHGGAVMIDPAAHGGHRETDLAMLALFGLPLLPEVLQGYCATRAPRDGWEERVPLHQLHPLAVHAAGHGPSYGSELHRAARAVERLL